The following are from one region of the Quercus robur chromosome 1, dhQueRobu3.1, whole genome shotgun sequence genome:
- the LOC126712369 gene encoding uncharacterized protein LOC126712369, with translation MGKGKAKAVPQERRDFRSDRFNSSNRPRRDYAEQSGPTGAQAVHVVFREPLHKILEKVKCELFFQWPNRMAGDPSKRNQNLYCAYHQELGHTTDDCWNLKNHLDRLVQEGKLRHLLHRPEGWQEQSNIETRQGMLRPPIGTINVILTAPGRTSSSPFRVMSVGRYLTEPDERESKSARVGATPLIGFSEEDKQGTLQPHDDALVVTLKIGGYDVKRVLVDQGSVVEWTDAGLSSSYCTSGRASSGLRSVL, from the coding sequence aTGGGGAAGGGTAAAGCGAAGGCTgtccctcaagagaggagggacttcaggtcggaccgctttaACAGCAGTAACAGGCCGAGAAGAGACTACGCGGAACAGTCCGGACCTACTGGGGCTCAAGCAGTCCATGTTGTGTTTCGAGAACCATTGCATAAGATCCTAGAGAAGGTGAAGTGCGAACTTTTCTTTCAGTGGCCGAACAGGATGGCAGGTGACCCCTCAAAACGTAACCAGAATCTGTACTGTGCGTACCACCAGGAGCTAGGTCACACCACCGATGATTGCTGGAATCTGAAAAACCACTTGGATCGGCTTGTCCAAGAAGGGAAGTTGAGGCATCTGTTGCACCGCCCTGAAGGATGGCAGGAACAGTCAAATATTGAAACCAGACAAGGCATGTTGAGGCCACCcattggcacaataaatgtcattcttaCCGCACCTGGAAGGACCAGTTCCAGCCctttcagagtaatgtcagtgggcAGGTATCTGACTGAGCCGGACGAAAGGGAATCCAAGAGTGCCAGAGTAGGTGCCACGCCCTTAATCGGATTCTCGGAGGAGGACAAGCAAGGAACCCTTCAACCCCACGACGATGCCCTAGTCGTCACGCTCAAAATTGGAGGTtacgatgtgaaaagggtgttagttgatcaaggCAGCGTTGTGgag